One Burkholderia cepacia genomic window carries:
- the gsiD gene encoding glutathione ABC transporter permease GsiD: protein MNATVQTAAPAAPTAIRTPWREFWRKFRKQTVALVAGGFVLALVVLAFVGPHVVPFDPENYFDYDALNAGPSAVHWFGVDSLGRDIFSRIVTGTRISLAAGFFSVALGAVIGTFFGLLAGYYEGWWDRITMRVADVLFAFPGILLAIGVVAILGNGMVNVICAVAIFSIPAFARLVRGNTLMLKHMTYVEAARSIGASDWTIIMRHILPGTVSSVVVYFTMRIGTSIITAASLSFLGLGAQPPTPEWGAMLNEARADMVTAPHIAIFPSLAIFLTVLAFNLLGDGLRDALDPKLERR, encoded by the coding sequence ATGAACGCGACTGTCCAGACCGCGGCGCCGGCCGCACCGACCGCGATCCGCACGCCGTGGCGCGAATTCTGGCGCAAGTTCCGCAAGCAGACCGTCGCGCTCGTCGCGGGCGGTTTCGTGCTGGCGCTCGTCGTGCTGGCGTTCGTCGGCCCGCACGTCGTGCCGTTCGATCCGGAGAACTATTTCGACTACGACGCACTGAACGCCGGGCCGTCGGCCGTGCACTGGTTCGGCGTCGATTCGCTCGGCCGCGACATCTTCAGCCGGATCGTCACGGGCACGCGCATCTCGCTCGCGGCCGGCTTCTTCTCCGTCGCGCTCGGCGCGGTGATCGGCACGTTCTTCGGGCTGCTCGCCGGCTACTACGAAGGCTGGTGGGACCGCATCACGATGCGCGTGGCCGACGTGCTGTTCGCGTTCCCCGGCATCCTGCTCGCAATCGGCGTGGTCGCGATCCTCGGCAACGGGATGGTCAACGTGATCTGCGCGGTCGCGATCTTCAGCATCCCGGCGTTCGCGCGGCTCGTGCGCGGCAACACGCTGATGCTCAAGCACATGACCTATGTCGAGGCCGCGCGCAGCATCGGCGCATCGGACTGGACGATCATCATGCGGCACATCCTGCCGGGCACCGTGTCGTCGGTCGTCGTCTACTTCACGATGCGGATCGGCACGTCGATCATCACGGCCGCGAGCCTGTCGTTCCTCGGGCTCGGTGCGCAGCCGCCGACGCCCGAGTGGGGCGCGATGCTCAACGAGGCGCGCGCGGACATGGTGACGGCGCCGCACATCGCGATCTTCCCGAGCCTCGCGATCTTCCTGACCGTGCTCGCGTTCAACCTGCTCGGCGACGGGCTGCGCGACGCGCTCGATCCGAAGCTGGAGCGCCGCTGA
- the gsiC gene encoding glutathione ABC transporter permease GsiC, whose protein sequence is MLNFLVKRLFGLLPTLVIVAVLVFLFVHLLPGDPARLAAGPEADDATVALVRTDLGLDQPMPAQFVNFFVKIAHGDFGLSTRSKRPVSTEIGERFMPTLMLTLVSMAWATAFGMAIGIASAVWRNRWPDRLGMTLAVSGISFPAFALGMLLMEVFSVKLGWLPVVPDGSWRSYVLPSLTLGAAVAAVMARFTRASFVEVLNEDFVRTARAKGVHEPMVVLKHCLRNAMIPVVTMMGLQFGFLLGGSIVVEVVFNWPGLGRLLVDAVTMRDYPVIQAIVLLFSLEFILINLTVDVLYAVINPTIRFK, encoded by the coding sequence ATGCTGAATTTTCTCGTCAAACGCCTGTTCGGCCTGCTGCCCACGCTCGTGATCGTCGCGGTGCTGGTGTTCCTGTTCGTCCACCTGCTGCCGGGCGATCCGGCGCGGCTCGCGGCCGGGCCCGAAGCCGACGACGCGACGGTCGCGCTGGTGCGCACCGATCTCGGCCTCGACCAGCCGATGCCCGCGCAGTTCGTGAACTTCTTCGTGAAGATCGCGCACGGCGATTTCGGCCTGTCGACCCGCAGCAAGCGGCCGGTATCGACCGAGATCGGCGAGCGCTTCATGCCGACGCTGATGCTGACGCTCGTCAGCATGGCGTGGGCGACGGCCTTCGGCATGGCGATCGGCATCGCGTCGGCCGTATGGCGCAACCGCTGGCCGGACCGCCTCGGCATGACGCTCGCGGTGTCGGGCATCTCGTTTCCCGCGTTCGCGCTCGGCATGCTGCTGATGGAGGTGTTCTCGGTGAAGCTCGGCTGGCTGCCCGTCGTGCCGGACGGTTCGTGGCGGAGCTACGTGCTGCCGTCGCTGACGCTCGGCGCGGCGGTCGCGGCCGTGATGGCGCGCTTCACGCGTGCGTCGTTCGTCGAGGTGCTGAACGAGGATTTCGTGCGCACCGCGCGCGCGAAAGGCGTGCACGAGCCGATGGTGGTGCTCAAGCACTGCCTGCGCAACGCGATGATCCCGGTCGTCACGATGATGGGGCTGCAGTTCGGCTTCCTGCTCGGCGGCTCGATCGTCGTCGAGGTCGTGTTCAACTGGCCGGGGCTCGGGCGCCTGCTCGTCGATGCCGTGACGATGCGCGATTACCCGGTGATCCAGGCGATCGTGTTGCTGTTTTCGCTCGAATTCATCCTGATCAACCTGACCGTCGACGTGCTGTACGCGGTCATCAACCCGACCATCCGGTTCAAGTGA
- the gsiB gene encoding glutathione ABC transporter substrate-binding protein GsiB, with protein MNKSLSFPMFRPRALLAAGAGALALSAAVPAFAQQTAVMAVDSTFTTMDPYDANDTVSQAVVKSFYQGLFGFDKDMKLVNVLATGYTASPDAKVYTVKLRQGVKFHDGTDFNAAAVKANFDRVTDPANHLKRYNMFRVIEKTEVVDPYTVKITLREPFSALINTLAHPSAVMISPAALKKWGRDIALHPVGTGPFEFVEWKQTDDLKVKKFAGYWKKGYPKIDAIDWKPVVDNNTRAALIKTGEADFAFRIPFEQAADLKGNPKVDVVERPSIVQRYVSLNLQQKPFDNPKVRQALNYAVNKEALAKVAFAGFATPSTGVVPQGVDYATKPGPWPYDPAKARALLKEAGYPNGFETTLWSAYNNSTSQKAIQFVQQQLAQVGVKVQVQALEAGERVAKVESAPDPAKAPVRMYYIGWSSSTGEANWAITPLLASASKPPKLFNTAYYQNGLVDEGLEKALSTTDHAKKAEYYAGVQKQIWADAPWIFLVQEKIVYARSKRLQGAYVMPDGSFNFDEISLK; from the coding sequence ATGAACAAATCGCTTTCGTTCCCGATGTTCCGTCCACGCGCACTGCTCGCAGCGGGTGCCGGCGCGCTCGCGCTGTCGGCCGCGGTGCCCGCGTTCGCGCAGCAGACCGCGGTGATGGCGGTGGATTCGACGTTCACGACGATGGATCCGTACGACGCGAACGACACGGTGTCGCAGGCCGTCGTCAAGTCGTTCTACCAGGGACTCTTCGGCTTCGACAAGGACATGAAGCTCGTCAACGTGCTCGCGACGGGCTACACGGCGTCGCCCGACGCGAAGGTCTACACGGTGAAGCTGCGCCAGGGCGTGAAGTTCCACGACGGCACCGATTTCAACGCGGCGGCCGTGAAGGCGAACTTCGACCGCGTGACCGATCCCGCGAACCACCTGAAGCGCTACAACATGTTCCGCGTGATCGAGAAGACCGAAGTGGTCGATCCGTACACGGTGAAGATCACGCTGCGCGAGCCGTTCTCCGCGCTGATCAACACGCTCGCGCACCCGTCGGCCGTGATGATCTCGCCGGCCGCGCTGAAGAAGTGGGGCCGCGACATCGCGCTGCATCCGGTCGGCACGGGCCCGTTCGAGTTCGTCGAATGGAAGCAGACCGACGACCTGAAGGTGAAGAAGTTCGCCGGCTACTGGAAGAAGGGCTACCCGAAGATCGACGCGATCGACTGGAAGCCGGTGGTCGACAACAACACGCGCGCGGCGCTGATCAAGACGGGCGAGGCCGATTTCGCGTTCCGCATTCCGTTCGAGCAGGCGGCCGACCTGAAGGGCAACCCGAAGGTCGACGTCGTGGAGCGGCCGTCGATCGTGCAGCGCTACGTATCGCTGAACCTGCAGCAGAAGCCGTTCGACAACCCGAAGGTGCGCCAGGCGCTGAACTATGCGGTGAACAAGGAAGCGCTCGCGAAGGTCGCGTTCGCCGGCTTCGCGACGCCGTCCACCGGCGTGGTGCCGCAGGGCGTCGACTACGCGACGAAGCCGGGCCCGTGGCCGTACGACCCGGCGAAGGCGCGCGCGCTGCTGAAGGAGGCCGGTTATCCGAACGGCTTCGAGACGACGCTGTGGTCCGCGTATAACAACTCGACGTCGCAGAAGGCGATCCAGTTCGTGCAGCAGCAGCTCGCGCAGGTCGGCGTGAAGGTGCAGGTGCAGGCGCTGGAAGCCGGCGAGCGCGTCGCGAAGGTCGAGAGCGCGCCGGATCCGGCGAAGGCGCCGGTGCGGATGTACTACATCGGCTGGTCGTCGTCGACCGGCGAGGCGAACTGGGCGATCACGCCGCTGCTCGCATCCGCGTCGAAGCCGCCGAAGCTGTTCAATACCGCGTACTACCAGAACGGGCTCGTCGACGAGGGGCTGGAGAAGGCGCTGTCGACGACCGATCACGCGAAGAAGGCCGAGTACTACGCGGGCGTGCAGAAGCAGATCTGGGCCGATGCGCCGTGGATCTTCCTCGTGCAGGAGAAGATCGTGTATGCGCGCAGCAAGCGGCTTCAGGGTGCGTACGTGATGCCGGACGGCTCGTTCAACTTCGACGAAATCTCGCTGAAGTAA
- a CDS encoding dipeptide ABC transporter ATP-binding protein — translation MTPNRTPPALALPEQRVVAVDDLSVTFRREGATFDAVRNVSFHVDRGETLAIVGESGSGKSVTSLALMRLVEHGGGAITNGRIAFRRRGGALVDLAQASGATMRGIRGADIAMIFQEPMTSLNPVFTVGDQISEAIALHQSKSASEARAETLRLLELVRIPEARRVFARYPHQLSGGMRQRVMIAMALSCRPALLIADEPTTALDVTIQAQILQLVRGLQDEMNMGVIFITHDMGVVAEVADRVLVMYRGEKVEEGESDRIFAAPAHRYTRALLAAVPKLGSMQGTDVPEKFPLLKVEGANTAAPATSPAPAPAANDDAPPGVDRSASPILRVRDLVTRFPVKSGVFGRVSQYVHAVERVSFELRAGETLALVGESGCGKSTTGRSLLRLVESQSGSIEFDGRDISALKGADLQALRRNIQFIFQDPFASLNPRLTVGFSIMEPLLVHGVASGREAQARVDWLLDKVGLPPEAARRYPHEFSGGQRQRIAIARALALNPKVVIADESVSALDVSVQAQIVNLMLDLQRELGVAYLFISHDMAVVERISHRVAVMYLGQIVEIGPRRAVFEAPQHPYTKKLMSAVPVADPARRHAPRQLAADEIPSPIRAAGDEPVVAPLVAVGPDHYVATHRVGGAY, via the coding sequence ATGACTCCGAACCGAACTCCGCCCGCACTCGCCTTGCCCGAGCAGCGCGTGGTGGCCGTCGACGACCTGTCGGTCACGTTCCGCCGCGAAGGCGCGACGTTCGACGCGGTGCGCAACGTGTCGTTTCACGTCGACCGCGGCGAGACGCTCGCGATCGTCGGCGAATCGGGCTCGGGCAAGTCGGTCACGTCGCTCGCGCTGATGCGGCTCGTCGAGCATGGCGGCGGCGCGATCACGAACGGGCGGATCGCGTTCCGCCGGCGCGGCGGCGCGCTCGTCGATCTTGCGCAGGCGAGCGGTGCGACGATGCGCGGCATTCGCGGCGCGGACATCGCGATGATCTTCCAGGAGCCGATGACGTCGCTGAACCCGGTGTTTACGGTCGGCGACCAGATCAGCGAGGCGATCGCGCTGCATCAGTCGAAGAGTGCATCGGAAGCGCGCGCGGAGACGCTGCGGCTGCTCGAGCTCGTGCGCATTCCGGAGGCGCGCCGCGTGTTCGCGCGCTATCCGCACCAGTTGTCGGGCGGGATGCGGCAACGCGTGATGATCGCGATGGCGCTGTCGTGCCGGCCCGCGCTGCTGATCGCCGACGAGCCGACGACCGCGCTCGACGTGACGATCCAGGCGCAGATCCTGCAGTTGGTGCGCGGGCTGCAGGACGAAATGAACATGGGCGTGATCTTCATCACGCACGACATGGGCGTGGTGGCCGAAGTGGCCGACCGCGTGCTCGTGATGTATCGCGGCGAGAAGGTCGAGGAGGGCGAATCGGATCGCATCTTCGCGGCGCCCGCGCATCGCTACACGCGCGCGCTGCTCGCGGCCGTGCCGAAGCTCGGCTCGATGCAGGGCACCGACGTGCCCGAGAAATTCCCGCTGCTGAAGGTGGAAGGCGCAAACACGGCAGCGCCGGCGACATCACCGGCGCCCGCACCGGCGGCGAACGACGATGCGCCGCCGGGCGTCGATCGATCCGCGTCGCCGATCCTGCGCGTGCGCGATCTCGTGACGCGCTTCCCGGTGAAGAGCGGCGTGTTCGGCCGCGTATCGCAATACGTGCATGCGGTCGAGCGTGTGAGCTTCGAGTTGCGCGCGGGCGAGACGCTCGCGCTGGTCGGCGAATCGGGTTGCGGCAAGTCGACCACCGGCCGCTCGCTGCTGCGCCTCGTCGAATCGCAGAGCGGCTCGATCGAATTCGACGGTCGCGACATCAGCGCGCTGAAAGGCGCCGACCTGCAGGCGCTGCGCCGGAACATCCAGTTCATCTTCCAGGACCCGTTCGCATCGCTGAACCCGCGCCTGACCGTGGGCTTCTCGATCATGGAGCCGCTGCTCGTGCACGGCGTCGCGAGCGGCCGCGAAGCGCAGGCGCGGGTCGACTGGCTGCTCGACAAGGTCGGCCTGCCGCCCGAGGCCGCGCGCCGCTATCCGCATGAATTCTCGGGCGGCCAGCGCCAGCGGATCGCGATCGCGCGTGCGCTCGCGCTGAACCCGAAGGTCGTGATCGCCGACGAATCGGTGTCGGCGCTCGACGTGTCGGTGCAGGCGCAGATCGTCAACCTGATGCTCGACCTGCAGCGCGAGCTCGGCGTCGCGTATTTGTTCATCTCGCACGACATGGCCGTGGTCGAGCGCATCAGCCATCGGGTCGCGGTGATGTATCTCGGCCAGATCGTCGAGATCGGCCCGCGCCGCGCGGTGTTCGAGGCGCCGCAGCATCCGTACACGAAGAAACTGATGAGCGCGGTGCCGGTGGCCGACCCCGCGCGCCGGCACGCACCGCGCCAGCTCGCGGCGGACGAAATCCCGAGCCCGATCCGCGCGGCCGGCGACGAGCCGGTCGTCGCGCCGCTCGTCGCGGTCGGCCCCGATCACTACGTCGCGACGCACCGCGTCGGCGGCGCGTACTGA
- a CDS encoding isoaspartyl peptidase/L-asparaginase family protein → MTSPAIVAIHGGAGTILRDAMDSDTERQYRAELTAILTAAQQVLADGGSALDAVTVAVRMLEDCPLFNAGRGAVYTAEGKHELDAAIMDGATLGAGAICCATRVRNPVLAARRVMEASEHVLFAGAGADAFAAAQGLELAEPGYFDTEARHAQWVRARAAAGAMLDHDAATFAFGKSPSQSQPAEPLDPDRKHGTVGAVACDRHGHIAAATSTGGITNKQPGRVGDSPIIGAGCYADDATCAVSSTGTGEMFIRLATAHDVAAQIAYRGASLADAAHDVVMNKLPRLAGRGGIIAVDAQGNVAMPFNTDGMYRGYARVGEAPVVGIYRDDAA, encoded by the coding sequence ATGACTTCACCCGCGATCGTTGCGATTCACGGCGGCGCAGGCACGATCCTGCGCGATGCGATGGATTCCGACACCGAACGTCAGTACCGTGCCGAGTTGACCGCGATCCTGACGGCCGCCCAGCAGGTGCTGGCCGACGGCGGCAGCGCGCTCGACGCCGTCACCGTCGCGGTGCGGATGCTCGAGGACTGTCCGCTGTTCAACGCCGGGCGAGGTGCCGTCTATACGGCCGAAGGCAAGCACGAACTCGACGCGGCGATCATGGATGGCGCGACGCTCGGCGCCGGTGCGATCTGCTGCGCGACGCGCGTGCGCAACCCGGTGCTCGCCGCGCGGCGCGTGATGGAGGCGAGCGAACACGTGCTGTTCGCCGGCGCGGGCGCCGATGCGTTCGCGGCCGCACAGGGGCTCGAACTCGCGGAGCCCGGCTATTTCGACACCGAAGCGCGTCACGCGCAATGGGTCAGGGCGCGCGCGGCAGCCGGCGCGATGCTCGACCATGACGCGGCGACGTTCGCGTTCGGCAAATCGCCATCGCAATCGCAGCCGGCCGAGCCGCTCGACCCGGACCGCAAGCACGGCACGGTCGGCGCGGTCGCGTGCGACCGCCACGGCCACATCGCGGCGGCGACGTCGACGGGCGGCATCACGAACAAGCAGCCGGGGCGCGTCGGCGATTCGCCGATCATCGGCGCAGGCTGCTATGCGGACGATGCGACCTGCGCGGTGTCGTCGACGGGCACCGGCGAGATGTTCATCCGGCTCGCGACCGCGCATGACGTTGCCGCGCAGATCGCGTATCGCGGCGCGTCGCTCGCCGATGCCGCGCACGACGTCGTGATGAACAAGCTGCCGCGCCTCGCGGGCCGCGGCGGGATCATCGCGGTCGACGCGCAGGGCAACGTCGCGATGCCGTTCAACACCGACGGGATGTACCGCGGCTATGCGCGCGTCGGTGAAGCGCCGGTGGTCGGCATCTACCGCGACGACGCGGCCTGA
- a CDS encoding MurR/RpiR family transcriptional regulator, with the protein MPTPDSSTASDAEPSIAERIASAMPLMTPIHRRMGEFVLANPFRAATMRIDELAQAVNASIATANRFAKALGFDGYPAMRAALVRGFEATLGPVERLRSAQEQESGVRGAAWIDAVFDQAVANIGNTRAQLDAADVEAAVEAIVGARRVLILGAGSSAFLAGLMEHGLSVCHDNVQSLALLGGPSHAARRLYTADARDLVIALAFPRYVKDTIELARRAAARGARVLGISDGPQSPLAPIASLNLYVKAERRFAATSEAAVLAMIEALIDAVALRTHRSAKSAAEMTEFLLPWLMQPQATQPAANPSSHRPEKT; encoded by the coding sequence ATGCCGACACCTGATTCGTCCACCGCGTCCGATGCCGAACCGTCGATCGCCGAGCGGATCGCGTCGGCGATGCCGTTGATGACGCCGATCCACCGGCGCATGGGCGAGTTCGTGCTCGCGAATCCGTTCCGCGCGGCGACGATGCGCATCGACGAACTCGCGCAGGCCGTGAATGCGTCGATCGCGACCGCGAACCGCTTCGCGAAGGCGCTCGGTTTCGATGGCTATCCGGCGATGCGCGCCGCGCTCGTGCGCGGCTTCGAGGCGACGCTCGGGCCGGTCGAGCGGCTGCGTTCCGCGCAGGAGCAGGAGTCCGGGGTGCGCGGCGCCGCATGGATCGACGCGGTATTCGACCAGGCCGTCGCGAACATCGGGAACACGCGCGCGCAACTGGACGCGGCCGATGTCGAGGCCGCGGTCGAGGCGATCGTCGGCGCGCGGCGCGTGCTGATCCTCGGCGCGGGGTCGAGCGCGTTCCTCGCCGGGCTGATGGAGCACGGGCTGTCCGTCTGCCACGACAACGTGCAGTCGCTCGCGCTGCTCGGCGGCCCGTCGCACGCGGCCCGGCGGCTCTATACGGCCGACGCGCGCGATCTCGTGATCGCGCTCGCGTTTCCGCGCTACGTGAAGGACACGATCGAACTGGCCCGCCGCGCGGCCGCGCGCGGTGCACGCGTACTCGGTATCTCCGACGGCCCGCAATCGCCGCTTGCGCCGATCGCGTCGCTGAACCTGTACGTCAAGGCCGAACGGCGCTTCGCGGCCACGTCGGAAGCAGCGGTGCTCGCGATGATCGAGGCGCTGATCGACGCGGTCGCGCTGCGCACGCACCGGTCCGCGAAATCCGCCGCCGAGATGACCGAATTCCTGCTGCCGTGGCTCATGCAGCCGCAAGCGACGCAGCCGGCCGCCAACCCTTCTTCCCACCGTCCGGAAAAAACATGA
- a CDS encoding membrane protein, whose protein sequence is MSGVSHDLVGDTIALGTFALLYLAGLGLALWRIRAAGRRGKVYWIVCAALLIGGAGAMFAGQSPGSNLGEMPGGFALGVEAVLGGLAMVAAGCAWLMLRARREP, encoded by the coding sequence ATGAGCGGCGTGTCGCACGATCTCGTCGGCGACACCATCGCGCTCGGCACGTTCGCGCTGCTGTATCTCGCGGGGCTCGGGCTTGCGCTTTGGCGAATTCGGGCGGCCGGACGGCGCGGCAAGGTCTACTGGATCGTCTGCGCGGCGCTGCTGATCGGCGGCGCGGGCGCGATGTTCGCCGGGCAGTCGCCCGGATCGAACCTCGGCGAGATGCCCGGCGGCTTCGCGCTCGGCGTCGAAGCGGTGCTCGGCGGGCTGGCGATGGTCGCGGCCGGATGCGCATGGCTGATGCTGCGCGCGCGACGGGAGCCCTAA
- a CDS encoding alpha/beta fold hydrolase, whose amino-acid sequence MSAEMEDDDLGRFAAHGAAPLPTAGEQGWLEHDGARIWHACYGDGPPVILLHGGLGHSGNWGNQVPALLAAGYRAIVIDSRGHGRSTRDARPYSYERMASDVLAVLDALHVDRARFVGWSDGACIALVLASRAPARVESVFFFACNMDPGGVKAMAPSAVVDRCFARHRNDYAALSATPDGFEPFVAAVSEMMRTQPDYSAKELAAIDVRVAIVLGEHDEFIRPEHAAYLARTIPGATLTILPGVSHFAPLQRPARFNAALLAFLG is encoded by the coding sequence ATGAGTGCGGAGATGGAGGACGACGACCTCGGCCGGTTCGCGGCGCATGGCGCCGCGCCGCTGCCGACGGCCGGCGAGCAAGGATGGCTCGAACACGACGGCGCGCGCATCTGGCATGCGTGCTACGGAGACGGCCCGCCGGTGATCCTGCTGCACGGCGGCCTCGGCCACAGCGGCAACTGGGGCAACCAGGTGCCGGCGCTGCTCGCGGCCGGCTACCGTGCAATCGTGATTGACAGCCGCGGCCACGGCCGCAGCACGCGCGACGCCCGCCCTTATTCCTACGAACGCATGGCGTCGGACGTCCTCGCGGTGCTCGATGCACTGCACGTCGACCGTGCACGCTTCGTCGGCTGGAGCGACGGTGCGTGCATCGCGCTCGTGCTGGCTTCCAGGGCTCCCGCACGCGTGGAAAGCGTGTTCTTCTTCGCATGCAACATGGACCCGGGCGGCGTGAAGGCGATGGCGCCGAGCGCGGTGGTCGACCGCTGCTTTGCCCGGCACCGGAACGATTACGCGGCGCTGTCGGCGACGCCGGACGGCTTCGAGCCGTTCGTCGCGGCCGTCAGCGAAATGATGCGCACGCAGCCCGACTACTCGGCGAAGGAACTCGCCGCGATCGACGTGCGCGTCGCGATCGTGCTGGGCGAACACGACGAATTCATCCGGCCCGAGCATGCGGCGTACCTGGCGCGCACGATCCCGGGCGCGACGCTGACGATCCTGCCCGGCGTGAGCCATTTCGCGCCGCTGCAGCGACCCGCGCGGTTCAACGCGGCGCTGCTCGCGTTCCTTGGTTAG
- a CDS encoding class I SAM-dependent methyltransferase, with the protein MNHTQPANGELAALWNGPSGRAWVETQAPIDRMFEPFEELLVEAAAATGARQVLDVGCGTGAVTVAIARRLGAQGHCTGVDVSAPMLDAARARAERAGVGAGFVRADAQTHAFEPASVDLIVSRLGVMFFDDPVRAFANLRHAAADGARLCAIAWRSAADNPFMTIAERAAAPLLPGLPPRMPGAPGQFAFGDGERVAAMLDASGWSGIDLRPIDVRCVLPTHALADYVSRLGPVGLALRDVDDATRVRVVETACAAFERYVHGDELRFDAACWMIRAHKHAA; encoded by the coding sequence ATGAACCACACCCAGCCAGCCAACGGCGAACTGGCCGCACTCTGGAACGGCCCGTCGGGGCGCGCCTGGGTCGAGACGCAGGCGCCGATCGACCGGATGTTCGAGCCGTTCGAGGAACTGCTCGTCGAAGCGGCCGCGGCCACGGGCGCGCGGCAGGTGCTCGACGTCGGCTGCGGCACGGGCGCGGTCACGGTTGCGATCGCGCGGCGGCTCGGCGCGCAGGGGCACTGCACCGGCGTCGACGTATCGGCGCCGATGCTCGACGCGGCGCGGGCGCGCGCCGAGCGCGCAGGCGTGGGCGCCGGGTTCGTCCGCGCGGATGCGCAGACGCACGCGTTCGAGCCCGCGAGCGTCGACCTGATCGTGTCGCGCCTCGGCGTGATGTTCTTCGACGATCCGGTTCGCGCGTTCGCGAATCTGCGGCATGCGGCCGCCGACGGCGCGCGGTTGTGCGCGATCGCCTGGCGCAGCGCGGCAGACAATCCGTTCATGACGATCGCCGAGCGGGCCGCGGCGCCGTTGCTGCCGGGCCTGCCGCCCCGCATGCCGGGCGCGCCCGGACAGTTCGCGTTCGGAGACGGGGAGCGGGTCGCGGCGATGCTCGACGCGAGCGGCTGGAGCGGCATCGACCTTCGGCCGATCGACGTACGATGCGTGCTGCCGACGCACGCATTGGCCGATTACGTGTCGCGGCTCGGCCCCGTCGGCCTCGCGCTGCGCGACGTGGACGACGCGACGCGCGTGCGCGTGGTCGAAACGGCTTGTGCGGCGTTCGAGCGTTATGTGCACGGCGACGAGCTGCGTTTCGACGCCGCGTGCTGGATGATCCGCGCGCACAAGCACGCCGCGTAG
- a CDS encoding metallophosphoesterase family protein, which produces MRRLSLRAVTAPLVSLAAIAALATLPACSNHIDSPDDPASASVNVQAAWVEIGDTNQAIARVVTNFVPASAGDPLCPQLVVDGKLSRMSLRAGAATAPQRPTASAPADSKPSSFPVSVCEATLPAGAQAASVAGRTLPLPKAQPQRIAIIADTGCRMKKADNAWQACNDATVWPLDTIAASVAKLSPDLVMHIGDYHYRENACPPDIAGCKDSPWGYGWDTWQADLFRPAAPLLAKAPWVVVRGNHEECARAGQGWFRFLDPRPYSAVRSCDDPANDNNANYSEPYAVSLGGGSQVIVFDTSKVGRTPLKTTDAQFGIYQKQFQTVAALASKAGMTTTIFTNHHPILAFAPIAGSTPAPGNLALQSVMSSLNAQAYYPPGVHVALHGHVHDFQAINFSSGHPATIVSGNGGDSLDVALPDPFPAGLSPAPGAVIERLSHNNSFGFLIMERRAAPATGWIFHAYSAAGKLLASCNQSGTTLACDKTGFIAP; this is translated from the coding sequence ATGCGACGACTCTCCCTGCGCGCCGTGACCGCGCCCCTGGTCTCGCTGGCGGCGATTGCGGCCCTCGCGACGCTGCCGGCGTGCTCGAACCACATCGATTCGCCGGACGATCCGGCGAGTGCGTCGGTCAATGTCCAGGCCGCATGGGTCGAGATCGGCGATACGAACCAGGCGATCGCGCGCGTCGTCACCAACTTCGTGCCGGCATCCGCCGGCGATCCGCTGTGCCCGCAGCTCGTCGTCGACGGCAAGCTGTCGCGCATGTCGCTGCGCGCGGGCGCGGCCACCGCGCCGCAGCGCCCGACCGCGAGCGCCCCGGCGGACTCGAAGCCGTCGAGCTTTCCGGTGTCCGTCTGCGAGGCGACGCTGCCGGCCGGCGCGCAGGCGGCGAGCGTCGCGGGCCGCACACTGCCGCTGCCGAAGGCGCAGCCGCAACGCATCGCGATCATCGCCGACACCGGCTGCCGCATGAAGAAAGCCGACAACGCATGGCAGGCATGCAACGACGCGACGGTCTGGCCGCTCGACACAATCGCAGCCAGCGTCGCGAAGCTGTCGCCCGACCTGGTGATGCACATCGGCGACTACCACTACCGCGAAAACGCATGCCCGCCGGACATCGCCGGCTGCAAGGACAGCCCGTGGGGCTATGGCTGGGATACGTGGCAGGCCGACCTGTTCCGCCCGGCCGCGCCGTTGCTCGCGAAGGCCCCGTGGGTCGTCGTGCGCGGCAACCACGAGGAATGCGCACGCGCGGGCCAGGGCTGGTTCCGCTTCCTCGACCCGCGCCCGTATTCGGCTGTGCGCTCGTGCGACGATCCGGCCAACGACAACAACGCGAACTATTCGGAGCCCTATGCGGTATCGCTCGGCGGCGGCTCGCAGGTGATCGTGTTCGACACCTCGAAGGTCGGCCGCACGCCGCTCAAGACGACCGACGCGCAGTTCGGCATCTACCAGAAGCAGTTCCAGACGGTCGCCGCGCTCGCGTCGAAGGCCGGCATGACGACGACGATCTTCACGAACCATCATCCGATCCTGGCGTTCGCGCCGATCGCCGGCAGCACGCCCGCGCCCGGCAACCTCGCGTTGCAGTCGGTGATGTCGAGCCTCAACGCACAGGCGTACTACCCGCCCGGCGTGCACGTGGCGCTGCACGGGCACGTGCACGATTTCCAGGCGATCAACTTCTCGTCCGGGCACCCGGCGACGATCGTGTCCGGCAACGGCGGCGACAGTCTCGACGTCGCGCTGCCCGACCCGTTCCCGGCCGGCCTGTCGCCCGCACCGGGGGCCGTGATCGAGCGGCTGTCGCACAACAACAGCTTCGGCTTCCTGATCATGGAACGCCGGGCCGCCCCGGCGACCGGCTGGATATTCCATGCGTATTCGGCGGCCGGCAAGCTGCTCGCGTCGTGCAACCAGTCGGGCACCACGCTCGCCTGCGACAAGACGGGGTTCATCGCGCCGTGA